CTTCTTATTGAAAACAACTTGAACCGCTACCCAACTTTCGGCTAAAATGAATGAGACATAAAATTATGCACAACAGAAAGGACCCTTTCATGAATAACGTTTATTTAGCAGCTCCCTTTTTTGACGAGGCCCAAAAAGCACGCATTGCTCAGGTTAAAGCCGCTTTAATCGCTAACCCAACAATCAATTCAGCCGGCATTTTCTTGCCAGAAGAACACCAATTCGAAGCTGAACCCTTTGGTAGCCGAGCTTGGCAACAATACGTTTATGCCTCTGACATGCGGCAAGTTCACCGCGCTGATCTAGTGGTCGCCCTACTCGACTTTGACATGACCAGTGACACTAACGAACCTGATTCCGGTACTATGTTCGAGATTGGCGCCGCCGTGGCTGAAAAGACACCGGTTCTGGTCGTTCAATTCGATGCTGACAAACAACTCAACTTAATGATTGCCCAAGGCTTAACTGCTTATTTCGATGCTAGCAAAGACGGGTTACAAGCTTTAGCCACGTACGATTGTGATGATCTTAAATCTAGACCAGCCAAGCGCCCCGTTTTTTAG
This region of Lactobacillus sp. CBA3605 genomic DNA includes:
- a CDS encoding nucleoside 2-deoxyribosyltransferase translates to MNNVYLAAPFFDEAQKARIAQVKAALIANPTINSAGIFLPEEHQFEAEPFGSRAWQQYVYASDMRQVHRADLVVALLDFDMTSDTNEPDSGTMFEIGAAVAEKTPVLVVQFDADKQLNLMIAQGLTAYFDASKDGLQALATYDCDDLKSRPAKRPVF